A DNA window from Vigna unguiculata cultivar IT97K-499-35 chromosome 10, ASM411807v1, whole genome shotgun sequence contains the following coding sequences:
- the LOC114166146 gene encoding GATA transcription factor 9-like — MEAPEYFVGGYFATGGADQFSQPEKRHADQKIGEPFAIDDLLDFSHADAIMSDGFFDNVAGNSTDSSTVTAVDSCNSSISGSDNRFAAAIVPRGYAGDPQFSGELCVPYDDMAELEWLSNFVEDSFSAEEELKTLQLLSGGAASTAIGAKPQTPESSSSTDTLPPFASDETARNAPFLHTETPLPGKARSKRSRAAPGDWSTRLLHLVAPEQERLPQTKASPVKKREGTNAECSGRKCLHCGAEKTPQWRTGPMGPKTLCNACGVRFKSGRLVPEYRPAASPTFVSTKHSNSHRKVLELRRQKEMHRQQHQQLMSQSSIFGVSNGGDEFLIHHHHHQHCGPDFRHVI; from the exons ATGGAAGCGCCGGAATACTTCGTCGGAGGCTATTTTGCCACCGGAGGAGCTGACCAATTCTCTCAGCCGGAGAAGCGCCACGCAGACCAGAAAATCGGTGAGCCTTTCGCCATTGACGACCTCCTCGACTTCTCCCACGCCGACGCCATTATGTCCGACGGTTTCTTCGACAATGTAGCCGGGAACTCCACCGACTCCTCCACCGTCACTGCTGTTGACAGCTGCAACTCCTCAATTTCCGGCAGCGACAACCGCTTCGCAGCAGCCATTGTCCCTCGCGGATACGCCGGCGATCCTCAATTCTCCGGAGAACTCTGCGTTCCG TACGATGATATGGCGGAGCTGGAATGGCTCTCGAACTTCGTCGAGGACTCGTTCTCCGCCGAGGAGGAGTTGAAAACGCTGCAGCTACTTTCCGGCGGCGCTGCGTCCACTGCCATTGGCGCGAAACCGCAGACGCCAGAGTCCTCATCCTCCACCGACACGCTGCCGCCGTTCGCTTCCGACGAAACCGCTCGAAACGCACCTTTTCTCCACACGGAGACGCCTCTCCCGGGGAAGGCGCGCAGCAAGCGCTCACGCGCAGCGCCGGGGGACTGGTCCACACGCCTGCTTCACCTAGTGGCGCCGGAGCAAGAGAGGCTGCCGCAGACGAAGGCTTCACCGGTGAAGAAGAGAGAGGGAACGAATGCGGAGTGTTCCGGAAGGAAATGCCTGCACTGCGGCGCGGAGAAGACGCCGCAGTGGCGGACGGGACCGATGGGACCGAAGACGCTGTGCAACGCGTGCGGCGTGAGGTTCAAGTCCGGGCGGCTGGTTCCAGAGTACCGGCCGGCGGCGAGCCCGACATTCGTGTCGACGAAGCATTCGAATTCGCATCGGAAGGTTTTGGAGCTGAGGCGGCAGAAGGAGATGCATCGACAGCAGCATCAGCAATTGATGAGTCAGAGTTCAATTTTCGGCGTATCCAACGGTGGAGACGAGTTCTTGATccatcatcatcaccatcagCACTGTGGGCCAGATTTTAGACACGTTATTTAG